The Pseudomonadota bacterium genomic sequence AAGAGTGAGAAAGACAGACAGAAATCAAAAGATAAAAAATCGCTTGAAGGATCAGGAAATAAGCAGATAGAGGGACCGGGTGCTTCAGGGGAAAAACACACCCCAACAAGAGGTACGCCAAAAATTCAGGATTATCAGCTGTCACGTGCTCTAGATCTTTTGCGCAGTTTATCATTATTGAAGCAAACCCGAGTGGGGATAAATAATTGAGTTTGATTAATACACTTAAAACTCTGCCGCTGCGTCTCAACCTATTTAAACGTAAATCTGAAGTTGAAAACGGTCCAGACGAAGGAGGGTCTGCCGATAGGAAGAGATTTCGTATACCCAAGCTTGAACTCGGCATATTTAAATTCAGATCAAGTCAAGATGCCGAACAAGAAATGGCAGAAATATTTGGCCTGCCACAGCCTAAAAAACCACTTTACAGGTCCCCCCTATTTTTGCTTATCAGCGGCGTAGCCGTTGTAATTAGTTCTGTTCACATATGGTTTTTCTCAGAAAACGAAAACCTAGGGAAAGAGGTACATATAAAACAGCCCCGTGCCGTGATAAAACTCTCGAATAGGTCAGACGTATCTGACCAACCCATTCCCGTGAATGGTAAAAATGAGTCGGAGACTCCTAAACTCAAGCTCCAGAGTCCTAGCATTAAATTGAATGACCCGCCAAAGCTGGCGCAAACACTTGAGCCAATCGCCCGCATTCCCGCCAAAAAGCCAGCACTAGAACTTCGATCCCACCCCGACCCAGGTCTAATTGAGAGTAATGCCCTTGGGCCACTGCCCATTATTGGCGAAGGTGGTAGAAAGCCGTGGCAGGTTTACAGCCGTCCATTTGACCAAACCGATACGCGACCTCGCGTTGCAATTGTGTTCGTAGGATTGGGAGTTTCAGCAATAGCTACCAAAACAGTGCTAAAAGAAATACCTAGGCCCATTTCACTTACCTTTGCACCCTACTCAAGAGGTCTCAAGGATTGGATAAGCGCCAGCAGAGCAGCTGGTCACGAAGTTTTAGTGGATTTGCCATTGGAACCATTCGAATACCCCAAGAATGACCCCGGTCCTTATACACTTTTAACAACTCTCCCAGAGGATCAAAACAACTACCGTTTACGTTGGGTTTTGAGCCGTCTTACCGGCTATGTGGGCGTTAGTACTTTCATGGGCAGCAAATTCACGACTAAACCAGCCAAGTTACGGCCTGTCATTAAAGAGCTAAAGACGCGCGGATTAATGCTACTAGACGTTCGCGAAAATCCTCTAAGTTCAGCAGCTAGTATCGCGGAGAGACTGGAGACGCCATCCGTTGCCCGGGATTATGTTATTGATGACACTCTTACCCAACAAGGTATACGAGCTCGTTTAATGCAGACAGAACAATTGGCAACTAGTCGAGGCTATGCAGTTGCTATCGCCCGACCATACCCCTTGAGCATAATTGAGATAAAGCGATGGACTGACCAAGTCGAGGATCGTGGTTTAGCATTAGCG encodes the following:
- a CDS encoding divergent polysaccharide deacetylase family protein, which produces MSLINTLKTLPLRLNLFKRKSEVENGPDEGGSADRKRFRIPKLELGIFKFRSSQDAEQEMAEIFGLPQPKKPLYRSPLFLLISGVAVVISSVHIWFFSENENLGKEVHIKQPRAVIKLSNRSDVSDQPIPVNGKNESETPKLKLQSPSIKLNDPPKLAQTLEPIARIPAKKPALELRSHPDPGLIESNALGPLPIIGEGGRKPWQVYSRPFDQTDTRPRVAIVFVGLGVSAIATKTVLKEIPRPISLTFAPYSRGLKDWISASRAAGHEVLVDLPLEPFEYPKNDPGPYTLLTTLPEDQNNYRLRWVLSRLTGYVGVSTFMGSKFTTKPAKLRPVIKELKTRGLMLLDVRENPLSSAASIAERLETPSVARDYVIDDTLTQQGIRARLMQTEQLATSRGYAVAIARPYPLSIIEIKRWTDQVEDRGLALAPITAILRMQK